The following coding sequences are from one Paramormyrops kingsleyae isolate MSU_618 chromosome 21, PKINGS_0.4, whole genome shotgun sequence window:
- the LOC111847572 gene encoding G2/M phase-specific E3 ubiquitin-protein ligase isoform X4 yields MDQEMARSFPGFFRRGAKRSSLSLNKAAKVAKHWNPFNFSVFLLHKNCETKPSPVQELQHMQAGLGKRALAMPEDMTHTQVSNLFKNTYPKMMTITGGWLLYKSAGGHGRRNLSVVPPESEGYTGSTIRSASGAGKTMLYIAPLQEEFDLEPLPDNSQEFSHMPKAECKNCFKILPLQILALHVKQCNASKSDKPSDSEPEVTEVVLSCEKNTKEGKCPICQKNYPAMELELHASVCGDWASPLSCRGGSPVGLEEQQNEKITYEEDVLRWLATRVDKSKEFCICVSRMNLLERGLMLWQRQKNSSPVNLLKVTFIGEAGIDTGALRKEFLTEMVAGLETLLFEGEDGKGKMPKYSLNDLDSGIFRVAGEIFAASLAQGGPAPAFLQEWCYDFLLTGDLKNITRNDVHDMEFSSLIKMVEESSDLSSCTEQIISCGYTGPINEENKDKITRAILLHSAARRTVMLRQLREGLQLYGLIDVMERNRELCRGLFVAGADHNVDSYYIVSHLAPTMSETGSQRHARETQILNNFQDFLQELEDGTAEDALSVPEVMQWLTGQSHRHLLLSERENFKITVHFDHTCMERMPSHTICYPVVSACAQAITFPTAHCVHYSDFKNNVATAIKCGAGFHRL; encoded by the exons ATGGATCAAGAAATGGCCAG GTCTTTCCCAGGATTTTTTAGGCGGGGTGCAAAGCGAAGTTCATTAAGTTTGAATAAAGCAGCAAAGGTAGCCAAGCACTGGAATCCAtttaatttttcagtttttctacTACACAAAAATTGTGAGACAAAACCGTCACCAGTTCAGGAGCTACAGCACATGCAGGCTGGTCTGGGGAAAAGAGCTCTTGCCATGCCCGAAGACATGACCCATACACAG GTCTCCAACCTGTTTAAAAATACCTATCCAAAGATGATGACAATCACTGGAGGATGGCTTCTCTATAAATCAGCTG GTGGACATGGAAGGCGGAATTTATCTGTTGTACCCCCTGAATCTGAGGGATACACAGGAAGTACTATCAGAAGTGCCTCTGGAGCAGGAAAAACCATGCTGTACATTGCTCCTTTACAGGAAGAATTTGACCTAGAACCTCTTCCTGATAATTCCCAGGAGTTTTCACACATGCCAAAGGCTGAATGCAAGAATTGCTTTAAGATTTTGCCTTTACAGATTCTTGCCCTCCATGTAAAGCAATGTAATGCCTCGAAATCTGACAAACCTTCAGATTCTGAGCCAGAG gTAACTGAGGTGGTTCTTTCTTGTGAGAAGAAC ACAAAAGAAGGAAAATGCCCTATATGTCAGAAGAATTATCCAGCAATGGAACTGGAACTACATGCCAGTGTTTGTGGGGACTGGGCAAG tCCACTGTCCTGTCGGGGTGGCAGTCCTGTTGGGTTGGAGGAGCAGCAAAATGAGAAAATTACATA TGAGGAGGATGTCCTACGATGGCTGGCGACTCGGGTTGATAAAAGCAAAGAGTTCTGCATCTGTGTGTCTCGAATGAATCTCCTGGAACGCGGACTGATGCTGTGGCAGCGACAGAAGAACAGCTCTCCAGTCAACCTCTTGAAGGTGACGTTCATAGGAGAGGCAGGGATCGACACTGGTGCTTTGCGGAAAGAATTTTTGACAG AGATGGTTGCTGGCTTAGAAACTCTGCTTTTCGAGGGAGAGGATGGCAAGGGAAAAATGCCCAAATACTCTTTAAATGACCTTGACAGTGGCATTTTCCG TGTTGCTGGGGAAATTTTTGCTGCAAGTCTTGCACAGGGTGGTCCAGCACCAGCGTTTTTACAAGAATGGTGCTACGATTTCCTTTTGACGGGAGATCTAAAAAACATTACAAGAAACGATGTACATGACATGGAATTTTCATCTTTGATCAAGATG GTTGAGGAATCTTCAGATCTGTCATCTTGCACAGAACAGATTATCAGCTGTGGCTATACAGGGCCTATTAACGaagaaaacaaagacaaaataacAAG AGCAATTCTGCTGCACTCGGCCGCAAGACGAACAGTCATGTTGAGGCAACTTCGTGAGGGACTACAACTTTATGGCCTTATAGATGTCATGGAAAGGAACAGAGAGCTGTGCCGGGGCCTATTTGTGGCTGGTGCTGACCATAAT gTGGATTCTTACTACATTGTGTCACACTTGGCCCCAACAATGAGCGAAACTGGTTCCCAAAGACATGCAAGAGAGACACAAATCCTAAATAACTTCCAGGATTTTCTGCAAGAGCTTGAGG ACGGAACTGCTGAGGATGCCCTTTCTGTCCCTGAAGTGATGCAGTGGTTGACTGGCCAGTCACACAGGCACCTACTTCtttcagagagagagaacttTAAAATCACAGTACACTTCGACCACACGTGTATGGAAAGGATGCCAAGCCACACCATTTGTTATCCAGTTGTTAGTGCATGTGCACAGGCCATCACATTTCCCACTGCACATTGTGTGCATTACTCAGATTTCAAAAACAATGTGGCAACAGCAATCAAATGTGGTGCAGGCTTTCACAGGCTGTAA
- the LOC111847572 gene encoding G2/M phase-specific E3 ubiquitin-protein ligase isoform X1, producing MECQQGPTPVAEATTAAVQNILAILNQSLGKDSTGSSQGPSSGKDLSMDQEMARSFPGFFRRGAKRSSLSLNKAAKVAKHWNPFNFSVFLLHKNCETKPSPVQELQHMQAGLGKRALAMPEDMTHTQVSNLFKNTYPKMMTITGGWLLYKSAGGHGRRNLSVVPPESEGYTGSTIRSASGAGKTMLYIAPLQEEFDLEPLPDNSQEFSHMPKAECKNCFKILPLQILALHVKQCNASKSDKPSDSEPEVTEVVLSCEKNTKEGKCPICQKNYPAMELELHASVCGDWASPLSCRGGSPVGLEEQQNEKITYEEDVLRWLATRVDKSKEFCICVSRMNLLERGLMLWQRQKNSSPVNLLKVTFIGEAGIDTGALRKEFLTEMVAGLETLLFEGEDGKGKMPKYSLNDLDSGIFRVAGEIFAASLAQGGPAPAFLQEWCYDFLLTGDLKNITRNDVHDMEFSSLIKMVEESSDLSSCTEQIISCGYTGPINEENKDKITRAILLHSAARRTVMLRQLREGLQLYGLIDVMERNRELCRGLFVAGADHNVDSYYIVSHLAPTMSETGSQRHARETQILNNFQDFLQELEDGTAEDALSVPEVMQWLTGQSHRHLLLSERENFKITVHFDHTCMERMPSHTICYPVVSACAQAITFPTAHCVHYSDFKNNVATAIKCGAGFHRL from the exons ATGGAGTGCCAG CAAGGTCCTACCCCTGTTGCTGAGGCTACCACGGCAGCTGTACAGAATATACTTGCTATTTTAAACCAGTCTTTAGGAAAGGACAGCACAGGTAGCAGTCAGGGACCAAGTTCGGGAAAGGACCTAAGCATGGATCAAGAAATGGCCAG GTCTTTCCCAGGATTTTTTAGGCGGGGTGCAAAGCGAAGTTCATTAAGTTTGAATAAAGCAGCAAAGGTAGCCAAGCACTGGAATCCAtttaatttttcagtttttctacTACACAAAAATTGTGAGACAAAACCGTCACCAGTTCAGGAGCTACAGCACATGCAGGCTGGTCTGGGGAAAAGAGCTCTTGCCATGCCCGAAGACATGACCCATACACAG GTCTCCAACCTGTTTAAAAATACCTATCCAAAGATGATGACAATCACTGGAGGATGGCTTCTCTATAAATCAGCTG GTGGACATGGAAGGCGGAATTTATCTGTTGTACCCCCTGAATCTGAGGGATACACAGGAAGTACTATCAGAAGTGCCTCTGGAGCAGGAAAAACCATGCTGTACATTGCTCCTTTACAGGAAGAATTTGACCTAGAACCTCTTCCTGATAATTCCCAGGAGTTTTCACACATGCCAAAGGCTGAATGCAAGAATTGCTTTAAGATTTTGCCTTTACAGATTCTTGCCCTCCATGTAAAGCAATGTAATGCCTCGAAATCTGACAAACCTTCAGATTCTGAGCCAGAG gTAACTGAGGTGGTTCTTTCTTGTGAGAAGAAC ACAAAAGAAGGAAAATGCCCTATATGTCAGAAGAATTATCCAGCAATGGAACTGGAACTACATGCCAGTGTTTGTGGGGACTGGGCAAG tCCACTGTCCTGTCGGGGTGGCAGTCCTGTTGGGTTGGAGGAGCAGCAAAATGAGAAAATTACATA TGAGGAGGATGTCCTACGATGGCTGGCGACTCGGGTTGATAAAAGCAAAGAGTTCTGCATCTGTGTGTCTCGAATGAATCTCCTGGAACGCGGACTGATGCTGTGGCAGCGACAGAAGAACAGCTCTCCAGTCAACCTCTTGAAGGTGACGTTCATAGGAGAGGCAGGGATCGACACTGGTGCTTTGCGGAAAGAATTTTTGACAG AGATGGTTGCTGGCTTAGAAACTCTGCTTTTCGAGGGAGAGGATGGCAAGGGAAAAATGCCCAAATACTCTTTAAATGACCTTGACAGTGGCATTTTCCG TGTTGCTGGGGAAATTTTTGCTGCAAGTCTTGCACAGGGTGGTCCAGCACCAGCGTTTTTACAAGAATGGTGCTACGATTTCCTTTTGACGGGAGATCTAAAAAACATTACAAGAAACGATGTACATGACATGGAATTTTCATCTTTGATCAAGATG GTTGAGGAATCTTCAGATCTGTCATCTTGCACAGAACAGATTATCAGCTGTGGCTATACAGGGCCTATTAACGaagaaaacaaagacaaaataacAAG AGCAATTCTGCTGCACTCGGCCGCAAGACGAACAGTCATGTTGAGGCAACTTCGTGAGGGACTACAACTTTATGGCCTTATAGATGTCATGGAAAGGAACAGAGAGCTGTGCCGGGGCCTATTTGTGGCTGGTGCTGACCATAAT gTGGATTCTTACTACATTGTGTCACACTTGGCCCCAACAATGAGCGAAACTGGTTCCCAAAGACATGCAAGAGAGACACAAATCCTAAATAACTTCCAGGATTTTCTGCAAGAGCTTGAGG ACGGAACTGCTGAGGATGCCCTTTCTGTCCCTGAAGTGATGCAGTGGTTGACTGGCCAGTCACACAGGCACCTACTTCtttcagagagagagaacttTAAAATCACAGTACACTTCGACCACACGTGTATGGAAAGGATGCCAAGCCACACCATTTGTTATCCAGTTGTTAGTGCATGTGCACAGGCCATCACATTTCCCACTGCACATTGTGTGCATTACTCAGATTTCAAAAACAATGTGGCAACAGCAATCAAATGTGGTGCAGGCTTTCACAGGCTGTAA
- the LOC111847572 gene encoding G2/M phase-specific E3 ubiquitin-protein ligase isoform X6, with protein MQAGLGKRALAMPEDMTHTQVSNLFKNTYPKMMTITGGWLLYKSAGGHGRRNLSVVPPESEGYTGSTIRSASGAGKTMLYIAPLQEEFDLEPLPDNSQEFSHMPKAECKNCFKILPLQILALHVKQCNASKSDKPSDSEPEVTEVVLSCEKNTKEGKCPICQKNYPAMELELHASVCGDWASPLSCRGGSPVGLEEQQNEKITYEEDVLRWLATRVDKSKEFCICVSRMNLLERGLMLWQRQKNSSPVNLLKVTFIGEAGIDTGALRKEFLTEMVAGLETLLFEGEDGKGKMPKYSLNDLDSGIFRVAGEIFAASLAQGGPAPAFLQEWCYDFLLTGDLKNITRNDVHDMEFSSLIKMVEESSDLSSCTEQIISCGYTGPINEENKDKITRAILLHSAARRTVMLRQLREGLQLYGLIDVMERNRELCRGLFVAGADHNVDSYYIVSHLAPTMSETGSQRHARETQILNNFQDFLQELEDGTAEDALSVPEVMQWLTGQSHRHLLLSERENFKITVHFDHTCMERMPSHTICYPVVSACAQAITFPTAHCVHYSDFKNNVATAIKCGAGFHRL; from the exons ATGCAGGCTGGTCTGGGGAAAAGAGCTCTTGCCATGCCCGAAGACATGACCCATACACAG GTCTCCAACCTGTTTAAAAATACCTATCCAAAGATGATGACAATCACTGGAGGATGGCTTCTCTATAAATCAGCTG GTGGACATGGAAGGCGGAATTTATCTGTTGTACCCCCTGAATCTGAGGGATACACAGGAAGTACTATCAGAAGTGCCTCTGGAGCAGGAAAAACCATGCTGTACATTGCTCCTTTACAGGAAGAATTTGACCTAGAACCTCTTCCTGATAATTCCCAGGAGTTTTCACACATGCCAAAGGCTGAATGCAAGAATTGCTTTAAGATTTTGCCTTTACAGATTCTTGCCCTCCATGTAAAGCAATGTAATGCCTCGAAATCTGACAAACCTTCAGATTCTGAGCCAGAG gTAACTGAGGTGGTTCTTTCTTGTGAGAAGAAC ACAAAAGAAGGAAAATGCCCTATATGTCAGAAGAATTATCCAGCAATGGAACTGGAACTACATGCCAGTGTTTGTGGGGACTGGGCAAG tCCACTGTCCTGTCGGGGTGGCAGTCCTGTTGGGTTGGAGGAGCAGCAAAATGAGAAAATTACATA TGAGGAGGATGTCCTACGATGGCTGGCGACTCGGGTTGATAAAAGCAAAGAGTTCTGCATCTGTGTGTCTCGAATGAATCTCCTGGAACGCGGACTGATGCTGTGGCAGCGACAGAAGAACAGCTCTCCAGTCAACCTCTTGAAGGTGACGTTCATAGGAGAGGCAGGGATCGACACTGGTGCTTTGCGGAAAGAATTTTTGACAG AGATGGTTGCTGGCTTAGAAACTCTGCTTTTCGAGGGAGAGGATGGCAAGGGAAAAATGCCCAAATACTCTTTAAATGACCTTGACAGTGGCATTTTCCG TGTTGCTGGGGAAATTTTTGCTGCAAGTCTTGCACAGGGTGGTCCAGCACCAGCGTTTTTACAAGAATGGTGCTACGATTTCCTTTTGACGGGAGATCTAAAAAACATTACAAGAAACGATGTACATGACATGGAATTTTCATCTTTGATCAAGATG GTTGAGGAATCTTCAGATCTGTCATCTTGCACAGAACAGATTATCAGCTGTGGCTATACAGGGCCTATTAACGaagaaaacaaagacaaaataacAAG AGCAATTCTGCTGCACTCGGCCGCAAGACGAACAGTCATGTTGAGGCAACTTCGTGAGGGACTACAACTTTATGGCCTTATAGATGTCATGGAAAGGAACAGAGAGCTGTGCCGGGGCCTATTTGTGGCTGGTGCTGACCATAAT gTGGATTCTTACTACATTGTGTCACACTTGGCCCCAACAATGAGCGAAACTGGTTCCCAAAGACATGCAAGAGAGACACAAATCCTAAATAACTTCCAGGATTTTCTGCAAGAGCTTGAGG ACGGAACTGCTGAGGATGCCCTTTCTGTCCCTGAAGTGATGCAGTGGTTGACTGGCCAGTCACACAGGCACCTACTTCtttcagagagagagaacttTAAAATCACAGTACACTTCGACCACACGTGTATGGAAAGGATGCCAAGCCACACCATTTGTTATCCAGTTGTTAGTGCATGTGCACAGGCCATCACATTTCCCACTGCACATTGTGTGCATTACTCAGATTTCAAAAACAATGTGGCAACAGCAATCAAATGTGGTGCAGGCTTTCACAGGCTGTAA
- the LOC111847572 gene encoding G2/M phase-specific E3 ubiquitin-protein ligase isoform X8 — MMTITGGWLLYKSAGGHGRRNLSVVPPESEGYTGSTIRSASGAGKTMLYIAPLQEEFDLEPLPDNSQEFSHMPKAECKNCFKILPLQILALHVKQCNASKSDKPSDSEPEVTEVVLSCEKNTKEGKCPICQKNYPAMELELHASVCGDWASPLSCRGGSPVGLEEQQNEKITYEEDVLRWLATRVDKSKEFCICVSRMNLLERGLMLWQRQKNSSPVNLLKVTFIGEAGIDTGALRKEFLTEMVAGLETLLFEGEDGKGKMPKYSLNDLDSGIFRVAGEIFAASLAQGGPAPAFLQEWCYDFLLTGDLKNITRNDVHDMEFSSLIKMVEESSDLSSCTEQIISCGYTGPINEENKDKITRAILLHSAARRTVMLRQLREGLQLYGLIDVMERNRELCRGLFVAGADHNVDSYYIVSHLAPTMSETGSQRHARETQILNNFQDFLQELEDGTAEDALSVPEVMQWLTGQSHRHLLLSERENFKITVHFDHTCMERMPSHTICYPVVSACAQAITFPTAHCVHYSDFKNNVATAIKCGAGFHRL, encoded by the exons ATGATGACAATCACTGGAGGATGGCTTCTCTATAAATCAGCTG GTGGACATGGAAGGCGGAATTTATCTGTTGTACCCCCTGAATCTGAGGGATACACAGGAAGTACTATCAGAAGTGCCTCTGGAGCAGGAAAAACCATGCTGTACATTGCTCCTTTACAGGAAGAATTTGACCTAGAACCTCTTCCTGATAATTCCCAGGAGTTTTCACACATGCCAAAGGCTGAATGCAAGAATTGCTTTAAGATTTTGCCTTTACAGATTCTTGCCCTCCATGTAAAGCAATGTAATGCCTCGAAATCTGACAAACCTTCAGATTCTGAGCCAGAG gTAACTGAGGTGGTTCTTTCTTGTGAGAAGAAC ACAAAAGAAGGAAAATGCCCTATATGTCAGAAGAATTATCCAGCAATGGAACTGGAACTACATGCCAGTGTTTGTGGGGACTGGGCAAG tCCACTGTCCTGTCGGGGTGGCAGTCCTGTTGGGTTGGAGGAGCAGCAAAATGAGAAAATTACATA TGAGGAGGATGTCCTACGATGGCTGGCGACTCGGGTTGATAAAAGCAAAGAGTTCTGCATCTGTGTGTCTCGAATGAATCTCCTGGAACGCGGACTGATGCTGTGGCAGCGACAGAAGAACAGCTCTCCAGTCAACCTCTTGAAGGTGACGTTCATAGGAGAGGCAGGGATCGACACTGGTGCTTTGCGGAAAGAATTTTTGACAG AGATGGTTGCTGGCTTAGAAACTCTGCTTTTCGAGGGAGAGGATGGCAAGGGAAAAATGCCCAAATACTCTTTAAATGACCTTGACAGTGGCATTTTCCG TGTTGCTGGGGAAATTTTTGCTGCAAGTCTTGCACAGGGTGGTCCAGCACCAGCGTTTTTACAAGAATGGTGCTACGATTTCCTTTTGACGGGAGATCTAAAAAACATTACAAGAAACGATGTACATGACATGGAATTTTCATCTTTGATCAAGATG GTTGAGGAATCTTCAGATCTGTCATCTTGCACAGAACAGATTATCAGCTGTGGCTATACAGGGCCTATTAACGaagaaaacaaagacaaaataacAAG AGCAATTCTGCTGCACTCGGCCGCAAGACGAACAGTCATGTTGAGGCAACTTCGTGAGGGACTACAACTTTATGGCCTTATAGATGTCATGGAAAGGAACAGAGAGCTGTGCCGGGGCCTATTTGTGGCTGGTGCTGACCATAAT gTGGATTCTTACTACATTGTGTCACACTTGGCCCCAACAATGAGCGAAACTGGTTCCCAAAGACATGCAAGAGAGACACAAATCCTAAATAACTTCCAGGATTTTCTGCAAGAGCTTGAGG ACGGAACTGCTGAGGATGCCCTTTCTGTCCCTGAAGTGATGCAGTGGTTGACTGGCCAGTCACACAGGCACCTACTTCtttcagagagagagaacttTAAAATCACAGTACACTTCGACCACACGTGTATGGAAAGGATGCCAAGCCACACCATTTGTTATCCAGTTGTTAGTGCATGTGCACAGGCCATCACATTTCCCACTGCACATTGTGTGCATTACTCAGATTTCAAAAACAATGTGGCAACAGCAATCAAATGTGGTGCAGGCTTTCACAGGCTGTAA